CTTGTTAAAATCCCGTAGTTTTTCGACGCATTCAGTTTTTTCCTCGGTATGAGACCTCATACGGATAGATCTTGACCCTTGCTGCAAGTTGTTCCCCCCTATATAAGCGAGCTCTGTctgcctccatagccatcccatcagAGCCATCTCTCTCCAACAGCAacaaagctctcctcctctctagtTCCCATGGCCAATAAAGAGATCGTCCCCTACGGTTTTGATCTTAGCAAGAAGCCCGATGTGCTTGCGCTGACTGTCATTCCTCTAGAAGTTATCCCCATTTGCTCAAGCCAATCTAACTTCACCCAAGCTATCCATCATTCGGTGATCGCTCCGTCACCGCCACGTCCACTTCTTAAAGGCAAGCTACGCCAACAAGAGCCTCGTCTggacatccagaagctgatcaaggtgacgaaggagatcaacctccttcctttGAAGGGACACGAGGTGCTGACTGAAGTGAAGACCAACAAATTTGGAGATGTTACATGTGCAAAATATAAGTTGGTCACTCCTCGTACCATCATTGATGGAGTTCGGGCTATGTCAGATCAGATCAAAGTTGTTCCtccgaaggagaagaagaggaaggcgccATAACCACCTATCCCAAAGGCTGAGAAGTGTCCAAGGATGACTATTGCTCTCTTAAAGAAGATTGAAGACCTCTCTGATGTTATCTATACCTTAGAGCAAAGGATCAACGAAGAACACATCTATCGCAAGAAACTACAACATGATCTAAatgctttgaatcattttgttgctaagcTGATGAAGTAAGAATTAGGTAGTTAATAATAAGGCATGAGTGCTTAGGTCATGTGTTTAAAAATAGTATGATTATGTTACTCGTTTAGCTCAGATCATTAGAATATTGAAGTTCGTGCTAGGTAGTCAAAAGTTTGTGTTtagtttgtgcttgtgtaataaagtgccttatatattaatggagtcttattattattatctacTTTCTATTTTTTCGGGTATatgttttgtctccacatgttgtgcacaaaggtatacaggaaaacaagtgtggggggagACACATCGTGACATCAAGACGGAAGTCGATCGTGAAAATCATGAAAATCATAAAGCAATGGAACATGAACCATGCTCACCAAAGTTGGACCCAAATGGGCCTAAGAGTGGGCCGCCCGACCTCCTACATGGGCCGGCTGGCCCACCACAGTGCCGCCTCGCTTCGTGCTTCGTCCATGGTCAGGTTTGCGGCCCATTCACTTTATTTTCACCTATTATGCTTTCCGTTTTGAACCGAATTGAGAATCCcttgataaaacaactttaaaatatgaggaaagattattttagtcatgacttaaggatagactcatATACTACTTTTTCTGGAAGTCATGCTACTATTGGAAACTTaatattagggaccccatgttacttaggttgttgtggaatgagatatagtagaataatgagaacttgattcttgatgttttGTTAttagagaattttatttcaaaaagtaaaaagaatagttacacctctcctttgtgatAAGCAATATCCCACCAGAGCCAAAtatagactagagaaaccttctacatatactacttgtcactgtattgagtttggtcaaaccttgtgacccttgtagggaaacttatcatgctctcaagatcaagatcacgtacactccacatatatctgctgctcctataatgggagtacgcaaaaacatgtttttcatccacccaaaaatgttctactccaacactgggaatagacacaaaaatatgcttgataggataaatgctctaggttcttgtaaatgtctctcttgaaaagtttcaattgcagaaagAGAGGCATAGACtatacaaaagttattcataaaagaaagaaaaagaaaaagtattgaaaaaataggcaagtgtccaagatatctaaaataataggtactcagatgcccgcctgaaaaaaaacaagaagaaaaaaagagagagaagaataagatagcccatgttttcttgcaaaagttttcCAAATTTCAattaagagagatatgtttcaacgagcatagtagaattaggttagccaccatatacatatccacacacatgcacatcttgatctaagagtatgacatttttctccttggatccttgttttgactttacaatatatgcaatgcaagtatgttttcatatttatccctacctgagctccacataagcttttagaagtagaaAAAAGAAGGTAAAGTCATCAATGAGTTGGTGAGAAtccaaaaatactacatatattgagggatttgagagtaccacatgaggagaaggtaagctatgttttgttttcaaaaatcttaaaatttctccaattgacttgactgaaggaagatggtgatctgtttcagCTGTTCCATTTTTTCAActgcccaaagtttcatggtagactcTTTGAATCCTGTAGTGCATGCATGACTAGGAATGgatttatgttgatgtcttgtcctaaggttatgtcttaagtaatccatccttttatcgaggacgagtaaaagcctaagtgtgggggagtttgttgacggtagttaacattcaccATAAACCATTAATATGacttgtataaatggctaaaaatgatcaccaatgtagacttaggggtttaaactaacaaattccatgagttttggtgaatctgtgtttttaacaggatttaattagaaaaccgccaaggaggacctattcgtcaaaggaaattacggaATTCCGTCGTGTAATCAAcgtaggaagactctagaagacactAGAAGGTGAATCACCAAAGCGGAGCCCATGcccctgacatgtggggccagctggccccacctgcaggccggcCGGCCTGTGGGCCCCCCATGTTAGCCTCCCATtactatgtcggttctccaccgccttaaggattgcatctccgccgtttattcaagtcggtttgatctgagggctcaagATTGATGCTTCGACCTACATATACCTGCTTGCACCCCCCTCTAGGGCagatgcctcatttgatcctgagagctgagaagacagaaaccctaatttaTATGTCCACTAGGATTAGGGCTAGCAatgaagagaagattagtcctcaataggatctagtcttgtattggagatagtgagatagagtgagagggaagagtttgaaaGAGTCCTGGcctatcgatgctctctctacggcttgtaccctggtggaatcaagttcttcttgagcttgcttctgagatttctctggtaatcgacatCTAATTCAAgaaagcatcttgttcatattgttcttcaggtttacgACTCTCTTTGAGtattttaatccttgtagctcctaggttaaagtagtattcatagtgtaagcgtggcgcttagactcggttactcgtggatgtaccctattttctagattggtggtagctcacgagggtgactcttatagcctcattgaatcctttgtagtccacctcccgttagtaggcctagcaggaccttgttactatagaaaacatactctgcctgtgttttctctagtaatatcccctgaattgaataatagaagataaagcttaccaaagttagaactagaagactagTAGTCTCCTCAACGCTTCTATTATCTAGCCTTAATTATGAAATTGGGTTAAGTTatatttggttattctcacacatgttttctcgagttcgatataaaactgggtactccgggtgaagtgctatatcggtatattatctatgcacttgcggattattctgtgtgcattaatttataccaacaactacccccctctatatatatgagaggatcatggatGATTGAGtccccatctatccaatcgtcaaacaAACACATCTACTACATCTTTTTACCCTCTCTTCCCATCTACCTCTTCTCCTCGTTCTTCATCGGCGCTGCATGGATGGTGGATCGACGACGGCAAAGCTCTAAAGTGGCTAGGCTAGCTAGAGCACCCCATAGCCACCACACGCCTTGATGGGCTCCTTCTGCACCATGTGCTGGTCCACACAACAAGAAGCAAGAATAACTATTTATTCATGTACAAGCGTCACTATTTATTCGTGCTACCATGTTTATGAAGGCGGCACTGGTTGGCAGAGCCAACCCCGATAGTGCTAGTCCACGAAGGTCCCTCGAGTGACCCATCATGAACCGTTTAGTCCGGTTTGGAGTGAGATCTTTTCCAGTGACGGGCCTAGGTTTTTACCTCTGGGTATGCATAGCAAAAAAATTTCTTATGCAATTCGGTAAACCATATATAATTTGGTAAAACCATATTCTCATTCGGTAAAACCATATTCTAAAACCATATAAATTGTTCAAATGAAATACAAAATACTTTAAAATATAGCCATATAAGAGACTTACAATATTACTTGTTGATCCGTCGCTTTCTCAATGACATGAATGTCTcaattatatcatcttcatcaacttgaAAGAAAATATCCTGCTCAATAAATGTTTGTAGACAATCATCCAGAACAATATCACCTAGCTTATTCCTTGATTTTGTTTTCACTATAACCAATacagaaaataccctttcaacgCTCACAGTTGCCACCGGTAAAAGCAATACCAATTTGAGAAGCGAGTACACCATATCATACACTTTGTGCCTATTTGTAtcaacaagcttaactgagagatcaacaatgTTGTCTAGACCTTGGAAGCATTCAGTTCATTtcatgtcatcaatataattatcaaGTTGCAATTCTAGCTGTACCAAATTGTTGTTGGAGAAGTCATTAGGATAAAATTCAGCCAATCTACGCAGCTTCTGTGCATCAAATGAAGCAAAGGACTTGGAAGGACTAAAGGCTGACATACTAGAGAGTAGCTCCATGTTGATCTCATCAAACCGATTATCAAGCTCTTGACTaatttgatcaatgacaccaatgTACACTTCTCTTCTAAAATGGTCATCATTTTTTTGGTTTCGGGCACGGGCATACCTTGTTGATTTTCCATAAGGCACATAAGCATCATCCATAGTAGGAACTTCGACACCATGTGTAATACAAAAAGAGGTGACCGTCTTATGAAATTTATCCCAACCATCAGACCTCAACTGTTGCATTCTGCtctttgccacattaacaagtgagattgcattaagaatatcttgaTCCCTTCTCTGCAAACACTCGGATAACTCATTTGTGTATCCAAGAATAACATACATTAAGTGcacaaagaaaacaaactcaaaggtTTCAAATGCTCCAAGCACAAAATGAATCTTTGTCCAATCATCCTTATATGCAATATCAGGACCAAGCTCAATGAGCACATCATGGATTGAGGAATACATAGTGATGATGCTACATATAGTTTTGTAATGCGAGCCCCATCGAGTGTCACCAGGCCTAGACAAACCCATCTCTTGATTTAAACCACTCCCTGATTCAAGCTCACCACACTATAGTGATTTCTTGACATTCTCCAGCCTAGCATTTCGAAGCGTACCATGACGCTTGCAAGAAACCCCAACAATGTTCAACAAGATAGATACTTGATCAAAAAAGGTCTTGCAATCAGTATTTCCCTTGGCAACAGCTACAAGAACTAGTTAGAGTTGATGTGCAAAGCAATGAATATAATAAGCAGAAGGTGATTCTTTCATGATTAATGTTTTTAGCCCTTTAATATCACCTTTCATATTGCTAGCCCCATCATAACCTTGACCTCTaatccaagtcataatcaatccaTTACTATCAAGTAAACCTTTGATTGCTTCCTTAAGTGACAAAGAcgtagtatcatctacatgaacaactccAATGAAGTGCTCACATGGCCTTCCAAGTTTATCAACAAAACGCAAGTAaagagctagttgttctttatgtgatatGTCACTAGACTCATCGACTAAAATTGCAAAGGGCTCATCACCAAGTTcctcaattattttctttctagtttctatgGCACAACAATGAATAATTTGCTTTTGTATCTTTGGGCTAGTCAAAGTGCAATTACCTGGTGCATTGTTCAAGACATACTTATTCACTTCATCACTATTTCCTACAAGAAACTtcaaaagttcaatgaagttgcctctgttgctagactcttcactttcatcattTCCACGGAATG
Above is a genomic segment from Miscanthus floridulus cultivar M001 chromosome 3, ASM1932011v1, whole genome shotgun sequence containing:
- the LOC136543517 gene encoding uncharacterized protein gives rise to the protein MWLARENLLLFPGGAPAGGEVTGELSNHFGDLSDHFGGLSDHVGGLSDHFTGLNKLSVHSTGLGEGNAALIKHSGSKAHKAAQERYIGFINPKVAIDYHIDKWTDEELYLYKKRLTYSLRCIKFLLLQGLAFRGNDESEESSNRGNFIELLKFLVGNSDEVNKYVLNNAPVDESSDISHKEQLALYLRFVDKLGRPCEHFIGVVHVDDTTSLSLKEAIKGLLDSNGLIMTWIRGQGYDGASNMKVLVAVAKGNTDCKTFFDQRRDQDILNAISLVNVAKSRMQQLRSDGWDKFHKTVTSFCITHGVEVPTMDDAYVPYGKSTRHKVYDMVYSLLKLVLLLPVATVSVERDIFFQVDEDDIIETFMSLRKRRINK